The following are encoded together in the Tatumella ptyseos genome:
- a CDS encoding GNAT family N-acetyltransferase, whose product MQLETERLLLRQWQTSDLIPFQEMNQDPEVMRFFMNPLSAAQSDELAKKFRLIIQRKGWGFWAVELKSTAQFIGFCGLHEQPNKFSFSPCVEIGWRFSSSCWSQGLATEAAERVLQFAFENLSLQQVVAFTSVHNHRSERLMQRLNMTRQRTFKHPHIPAEHPLAEHLLYALQRSDFLLP is encoded by the coding sequence ATGCAGCTTGAAACAGAACGTTTACTATTACGGCAGTGGCAGACCTCCGATTTGATCCCTTTTCAAGAAATGAATCAAGATCCGGAAGTGATGCGTTTTTTTATGAATCCATTGAGCGCTGCACAAAGTGATGAACTGGCGAAAAAATTTCGACTCATCATTCAGCGTAAAGGCTGGGGATTCTGGGCCGTTGAGTTGAAATCGACGGCCCAATTTATCGGCTTTTGTGGTCTTCATGAGCAACCTAATAAATTCTCTTTTTCTCCTTGTGTCGAAATCGGTTGGCGATTCTCTTCGTCGTGCTGGTCTCAGGGATTAGCGACAGAAGCGGCCGAACGAGTGCTACAATTCGCTTTTGAAAACTTAAGCTTACAGCAAGTGGTAGCATTTACCTCTGTGCATAACCATCGCTCTGAGCGCTTAATGCAGCGATTGAATATGACTCGACAGCGCACTTTCAAGCATCCTCATATTCCGGCGGAGCATCCTTTAGCTGAACATCTCCTATACGCGCTACAGCGATCAGATTTTTTATTGCCCTAA
- a CDS encoding MFS transporter gives MTVDYAVPPPSTIAARIDALPASRPLWIFISLLALGGFFELFDLFETGYISSGLVADHIFHVGQEGLLGISDQAAFASVTFLGLFVGASLLAPFADRYGRRLTFMFALGWYGFFSLLMAFQQSSEGILLCRFLVGIGLGVELVTIDTYLAEWTPARLRSKAFAFAFFVQFLSVPAVALLSWWLIPQQWLGMAGWRWVIIIGALCSLIVWLVRRQLPESPRWLMEKNQVQAAHRIMMEMEKRCGALINTELPLPSSQSKPKGKFRDIWSAKWRKRTFMLMVMNFFQAIGFFGFGNWLPTLLSGKGASLSHSLGYSFLITLAYPLGSLLCSLYADKFENKWQIVAASLMTVICGTGFALTHQSWLMIVCGFLITYSNAWLTYSYHAYQTEIFPTAIRARAVGFCYSFSRLSTALSSLLIGVILTSAGSSAVVLFIVFSMLMVVLSVSIYGPTTRGKDLEDI, from the coding sequence ATGACTGTTGATTATGCTGTACCTCCGCCCTCCACCATCGCCGCCCGTATTGATGCATTACCTGCTTCGCGTCCGCTCTGGATCTTTATTAGCCTTTTAGCTCTCGGCGGTTTTTTTGAACTCTTTGACCTATTTGAAACCGGTTACATCAGTAGCGGGTTAGTCGCAGATCATATTTTTCATGTGGGCCAAGAGGGGCTTTTGGGGATCTCCGATCAGGCCGCTTTCGCCTCCGTGACCTTTCTGGGCTTATTCGTTGGCGCAAGTCTCCTCGCACCGTTCGCTGACCGATATGGCCGACGATTAACCTTTATGTTCGCACTCGGTTGGTATGGCTTTTTCTCGCTACTTATGGCATTTCAGCAAAGTAGCGAAGGAATATTATTATGTCGTTTTTTAGTCGGGATTGGACTTGGCGTTGAGTTAGTGACCATCGACACTTATCTCGCGGAGTGGACCCCTGCTCGCCTAAGGAGTAAAGCCTTTGCTTTTGCTTTCTTTGTGCAATTTCTCTCAGTACCTGCCGTTGCACTCCTTTCATGGTGGCTAATTCCTCAACAATGGTTGGGTATGGCAGGATGGCGATGGGTAATTATTATTGGCGCATTGTGCTCACTCATTGTTTGGCTGGTCAGACGACAACTTCCTGAATCACCCCGTTGGTTGATGGAAAAAAATCAAGTTCAAGCGGCTCATCGCATTATGATGGAGATGGAGAAACGCTGTGGTGCGCTAATTAATACTGAGCTACCGCTTCCCTCTTCTCAAAGTAAACCCAAAGGAAAGTTTCGCGATATTTGGTCAGCGAAATGGCGCAAACGCACATTTATGTTGATGGTGATGAATTTCTTTCAAGCTATTGGCTTTTTTGGCTTTGGTAACTGGCTACCGACTCTGCTATCCGGAAAAGGAGCGTCCCTATCACACAGCTTGGGCTACTCTTTTTTGATTACGCTAGCCTATCCCTTAGGGTCACTGCTTTGTTCACTTTATGCCGATAAATTTGAAAATAAGTGGCAGATTGTTGCGGCATCATTGATGACGGTAATTTGTGGAACAGGCTTCGCCTTAACCCACCAGTCTTGGCTGATGATCGTTTGTGGTTTTCTGATCACCTATTCTAATGCTTGGTTAACCTACAGCTACCATGCGTATCAAACAGAGATCTTTCCAACAGCCATCCGCGCTCGCGCGGTCGGTTTTTGCTACTCCTTCAGCCGCCTTTCCACCGCCCTCAGTAGCCTACTAATTGGAGTTATTTTGACCTCAGCTGGTAGTAGCGCCGTGGTATTATTTATCGTCTTTAGTATGTTAATGGTCGTACTATCAGTTTCAATTTACGGCCCAACCACCCGCGGGAAAGACTTGGAAGATATTTAA
- a CDS encoding glycoside hydrolase family 1 protein gives MKQFPTDFLWGGAVAANQVEGAWQEGGKGLSTSDVQPEGIFGEVRDRKGQDFSLKDIAIDFYHRYPEDIALFSEMGFGILRVSIAWTRIFPKGDELTPCEAGLAYYDKLFDELAKYGIKAMVTLSHYEMPWHLVTEYGGWANREVITFFERYAKVVFKRYADKVKWWLTFNEINMSLHAPLTGVGLQAGCSESNVYQAIHHQLVASALVVRACHLLIPDAKIGNMLLGGLVYPLSCQPDDVFATLQENRKWLFFGDVQCRGAYPGYMLRYFRDKGIDVIITEEDKHILKQTVDFISFSYYMTGCVTADKALNKKIRGNILNMVPNPHLKASEWGWQIDPVGLRTLLNELWDRYQKPLFIVENGFGAKDQPDEQGQIQDDYRISYMNDHLVQVREAIEDGVEVLGYTSWGPIDLISASKAEIGKRYGFIYVDRQDDGSGTLARTRKKSFYWYQDVIRTHGASLKA, from the coding sequence ATGAAACAGTTTCCAACCGATTTTTTGTGGGGCGGAGCCGTGGCGGCGAATCAAGTAGAAGGAGCTTGGCAAGAAGGAGGAAAAGGGCTCTCGACCTCGGATGTGCAGCCTGAGGGTATCTTCGGTGAAGTGCGAGACCGTAAGGGGCAAGATTTTAGTCTTAAGGATATCGCTATCGATTTTTATCACCGTTACCCTGAAGATATTGCACTATTTAGCGAAATGGGGTTTGGCATACTTCGGGTTTCAATTGCTTGGACACGAATTTTCCCTAAAGGTGATGAGTTAACCCCTTGTGAAGCGGGTCTAGCTTATTACGATAAATTATTTGATGAGTTGGCGAAATACGGAATCAAAGCAATGGTTACCCTTTCCCATTATGAGATGCCATGGCATTTGGTCACGGAATACGGTGGGTGGGCAAATCGAGAAGTGATTACGTTTTTTGAACGCTACGCTAAGGTAGTGTTTAAGCGTTATGCTGATAAAGTGAAGTGGTGGTTGACCTTCAACGAAATCAATATGTCCCTCCATGCGCCACTAACCGGTGTGGGACTACAAGCAGGCTGTAGTGAAAGTAACGTTTACCAAGCTATCCATCATCAGTTAGTGGCCAGTGCGCTAGTTGTTCGCGCCTGCCACCTGCTCATTCCTGACGCAAAAATCGGTAATATGCTATTGGGTGGTTTAGTCTATCCACTGAGCTGCCAGCCCGATGATGTCTTTGCAACCCTTCAAGAAAATCGTAAATGGCTCTTCTTCGGCGATGTGCAATGCCGGGGTGCGTACCCGGGCTACATGTTGCGCTACTTCCGAGATAAAGGCATTGATGTGATCATTACGGAAGAAGATAAACATATCCTCAAACAAACTGTCGACTTTATCTCATTTAGTTATTACATGACCGGCTGCGTAACTGCCGATAAAGCGTTGAATAAGAAAATACGTGGCAATATTCTCAATATGGTGCCGAACCCACATCTGAAAGCATCCGAATGGGGGTGGCAGATCGACCCAGTCGGTCTGCGTACCTTACTCAATGAACTGTGGGATCGTTATCAAAAACCCCTCTTTATTGTCGAAAATGGGTTTGGTGCTAAAGATCAACCTGATGAGCAGGGACAAATCCAAGATGATTACCGGATTAGTTACATGAATGACCATCTAGTCCAAGTCCGCGAAGCAATAGAAGATGGCGTCGAGGTATTGGGCTATACCTCATGGGGGCCGATTGATCTCATCAGTGCCTCTAAAGCGGAGATCGGTAAACGCTATGGATTTATCTATGTGGACCGTCAAGACGATGGGTCTGGCACTTTAGCAAGAACACGGAAGAAAAGTTTTTACTGGTATCAAGACGTGATTCGTACTCATGGAGCGAGTTTGAAAGCGTAA
- a CDS encoding c-type cytochrome, which translates to MKKTFLTLVLAFVSFSALAESSAELVKRGEYLARAGDCVACHTAKGGKPFAGGLAMATPIGTIYSTNITPDKQTGIGDYSYDDFQKAVRQGIAKTGDTLYPAMPYPSYAVVSDEDMHALYAYFMQGVPAVDQANKATDIPWPLSMRWPLAIWRKMFAPEVKAFEPTSQDDASINRGRYLVEGLAHCGACHTPRSITMQEKVLNGQDNTTYLAGSSSPIDGWTASNLRGDNRDGLGRWSQQDLEQFLRYGRNDQTAVFGGMTDVVEHSLQYLTDADITAIARYLKTLAPQNPNQKPFTADDTVAKALWKGNDQQPGASEYVDSCAACHKTDGTGYKRFFPQLKGNPVILADDPTSLIHIILTGARLPAVAGAPSTITMPAFGWRMNDQQVADLVNFVRTSWGNTQSSTVSASDVAKIRKQDDVKGQQGSHSIEILEKRQ; encoded by the coding sequence ATGAAAAAGACTTTTTTAACACTAGTGTTAGCGTTCGTTTCTTTTAGTGCGTTAGCCGAAAGCTCGGCTGAGCTGGTGAAACGAGGTGAGTACTTAGCGCGAGCCGGTGACTGTGTTGCTTGTCATACTGCGAAAGGGGGGAAACCTTTTGCCGGTGGACTGGCGATGGCAACGCCGATTGGTACGATTTACAGTACGAATATCACGCCAGACAAGCAGACGGGGATTGGTGATTACAGCTATGACGACTTCCAGAAGGCTGTCCGTCAAGGGATAGCTAAAACCGGTGATACACTTTATCCGGCTATGCCTTATCCTTCCTATGCAGTGGTGAGCGATGAAGATATGCATGCGCTGTATGCTTACTTCATGCAGGGCGTTCCGGCCGTCGATCAAGCGAATAAAGCGACCGATATCCCGTGGCCGCTGTCGATGCGTTGGCCGCTTGCGATTTGGCGCAAGATGTTTGCACCGGAAGTGAAAGCTTTTGAGCCAACCTCTCAGGATGACGCAAGTATTAATCGTGGTCGTTATTTGGTTGAAGGCTTAGCGCACTGCGGTGCTTGCCACACACCACGTAGCATCACCATGCAAGAGAAAGTGCTTAATGGACAAGATAACACTACGTATCTTGCTGGTAGCAGCTCACCGATTGATGGATGGACAGCTAGTAACTTGCGTGGTGATAATCGTGACGGGCTGGGGCGCTGGAGTCAGCAAGATCTTGAGCAATTCCTCCGTTATGGTCGTAATGACCAAACTGCTGTCTTTGGGGGGATGACCGATGTTGTCGAGCATAGTCTTCAATATCTGACTGATGCGGATATCACGGCTATTGCGCGCTATTTGAAAACCTTGGCTCCGCAAAATCCTAATCAAAAACCCTTTACTGCAGACGATACTGTCGCGAAGGCGCTGTGGAAAGGTAATGATCAGCAACCGGGAGCCAGTGAATATGTTGATAGCTGTGCGGCTTGCCATAAGACTGATGGGACTGGCTACAAACGCTTCTTCCCACAACTGAAGGGTAATCCAGTTATCTTAGCTGACGACCCTACTTCGCTGATTCATATCATCTTAACGGGTGCACGCTTACCGGCAGTTGCAGGGGCACCTTCCACGATCACTATGCCTGCTTTTGGTTGGCGGATGAACGATCAGCAGGTTGCTGACTTAGTTAACTTTGTACGCACTAGTTGGGGGAATACGCAATCATCAACAGTATCCGCCAGTGATGTAGCGAAGATCCGTAAACAAGATGATGTAAAGGGTCAGCAGGGAAGTCATAGCATTGAAATCCTAGAAAAACGCCAATAA
- a CDS encoding nucleoside-specific channel-forming protein Tsx has product MKYKSLIAATALATTVATSAWADDSSEYLSDWWHQSVNVVGSYHTRFGPHPNNDIYLEYEAFAHKDWFDFYGYIDVPKFFGVGNANDVGIWDKGKGSPLFMEIEPRFSIDKLTDTDLSIGPIKQWYFANNYIYDMGPNDKNRQNTWYMGLGTDIDTGTKLSLSLNVYAKYQWENYGADNEDSWDGYRFKVKYMYPITTLWGGNLAYIGFTNFDWGSDLGNNSTVRTKNSIASSHILALSYAHWHYSFVARYFHNGGQWEGSADLGGSRTNNTGWGYYLVAGYSF; this is encoded by the coding sequence ATGAAATATAAATCACTGATAGCCGCCACAGCATTAGCCACGACCGTAGCAACCTCCGCTTGGGCAGATGATTCTTCTGAATACCTTTCAGATTGGTGGCACCAAAGTGTCAACGTTGTGGGAAGCTACCACACGAGGTTTGGCCCTCATCCTAATAACGATATCTACCTAGAATATGAGGCCTTTGCTCATAAAGATTGGTTCGACTTTTATGGTTATATCGATGTTCCTAAATTTTTTGGCGTCGGGAACGCAAACGATGTCGGTATCTGGGATAAAGGCAAAGGTTCGCCACTCTTCATGGAAATCGAACCTCGCTTCTCCATTGATAAGTTAACTGATACTGATCTCAGTATCGGCCCGATCAAACAGTGGTATTTCGCCAACAACTATATCTATGATATGGGGCCTAACGATAAAAATCGCCAAAACACTTGGTACATGGGGTTAGGAACTGATATCGACACCGGCACGAAGCTCTCACTTTCGTTAAACGTCTATGCTAAGTACCAATGGGAAAACTATGGTGCGGATAATGAAGATAGCTGGGACGGCTATCGTTTTAAAGTGAAGTATATGTACCCGATCACAACGCTTTGGGGCGGTAATTTAGCCTATATTGGTTTTACCAACTTCGATTGGGGCTCTGATCTCGGTAATAACAGCACCGTACGGACCAAAAACTCTATCGCTTCTAGCCATATCTTAGCCCTGAGCTATGCGCATTGGCATTACTCTTTCGTCGCCCGTTACTTCCATAACGGCGGCCAATGGGAAGGCAGTGCTGATCTGGGCGGCTCGCGCACCAACAATACTGGCTGGGGTTATTACCTTGTCGCGGGTTATAGTTTCTAA
- the bglF gene encoding PTS beta-glucoside transporter subunit IIABC: MDYQSLAKEIIESVGGKKNIISLVHCATRLRFKLVNPELAETERLKTLDEVIAVVDSGGQFQVVIGNQVGDVYQAIMSFSNIGLEADEANEIKPEIAEKKSTLLARLIDIVSGIFTPFIGVMAASGIMKGLLALAVACHLLNTESGTYQIWYAASDALFFFFPLFIGYTAGQKFGGTPFITMVIGGALTHPLMIKAFEASQTGEIAEHFLGIPVVFINYSSSVIPIILASWVSCAIEKRIRPLLPLAVRSFFTPVICLATVVPLTFLGIGPLATWLSHLLAEGYEVIYRFAPWLAGAALGAAWQICVIFGLHWGLVPLIFNNLVVFGQDSMLPMILPAVMGQIGAVLGIFFYTKDPRQKALAGSSFSAGIFGVTEPAIYGLTLPLRRPFIIGCIAGSLGGAIVGFVGTHTYSFGLANIFTLIQIIPPSGIDSTVWGAFIGNAVAVLVGCLGTYFWGRRTQLTELAPVVDIAISNAVSTTESSLPTHITASEKTITLLSPMTGQVIAMADIPDPTFAGGLLGQGIAILPNKGEVHAPFSGTVESLFVTKHALGLRSEQGVEVLIHVGIDTVKLAGEPFTLHVAEGDQITAGDLLLTFNCQAITDAGLSLVTPILVTNSDDFSTVECVADSEVTEQQPLLIITA, from the coding sequence ATGGATTATCAATCACTCGCGAAAGAAATTATAGAAAGCGTGGGCGGTAAAAAGAATATTATCAGTCTTGTTCACTGTGCCACGCGGCTACGATTTAAATTAGTGAACCCTGAACTTGCCGAGACTGAGCGTCTTAAAACATTGGATGAGGTCATCGCTGTAGTCGATAGTGGTGGACAGTTCCAAGTCGTGATTGGTAATCAGGTGGGCGATGTCTATCAGGCAATAATGTCGTTTTCAAACATTGGGTTAGAGGCCGATGAGGCGAACGAGATAAAACCCGAAATCGCTGAGAAAAAATCGACGCTTTTAGCGCGATTAATCGACATCGTCTCGGGTATATTTACCCCTTTTATTGGCGTTATGGCCGCTTCGGGTATCATGAAAGGGCTACTCGCGTTAGCGGTGGCTTGCCACCTATTGAACACTGAAAGCGGGACCTATCAAATCTGGTATGCGGCCAGTGATGCACTGTTTTTCTTCTTCCCTCTGTTTATCGGTTATACCGCAGGACAAAAATTTGGTGGAACGCCTTTTATTACAATGGTAATTGGCGGTGCACTGACTCACCCTTTAATGATCAAGGCATTTGAAGCGAGCCAAACAGGGGAAATTGCGGAACATTTTCTCGGTATACCAGTCGTTTTTATCAATTATAGTTCTTCAGTTATCCCCATCATTTTAGCTTCGTGGGTAAGTTGTGCGATTGAAAAACGTATCAGACCCTTACTACCTCTGGCAGTACGTAGCTTTTTTACGCCGGTTATCTGTCTGGCGACTGTTGTGCCATTGACCTTCTTAGGAATTGGTCCTCTCGCGACTTGGCTTAGCCATTTATTGGCTGAGGGCTATGAGGTGATCTATCGCTTTGCGCCTTGGTTAGCTGGCGCTGCATTGGGGGCAGCGTGGCAGATCTGTGTCATATTTGGGCTGCACTGGGGACTTGTACCGCTAATCTTTAATAACCTTGTCGTCTTTGGGCAAGATTCCATGCTACCAATGATCTTACCCGCTGTAATGGGACAGATTGGTGCAGTATTGGGGATCTTTTTCTACACGAAGGATCCTCGGCAAAAAGCTTTGGCAGGATCCTCTTTTTCTGCTGGGATTTTCGGGGTGACTGAACCCGCAATCTATGGATTAACCCTGCCACTTCGTCGACCTTTTATTATTGGGTGCATAGCGGGTTCATTAGGCGGGGCTATCGTCGGATTCGTCGGTACCCATACCTACTCCTTCGGGTTGGCCAATATTTTTACGCTTATTCAAATTATTCCACCTTCTGGTATTGATAGCACGGTATGGGGAGCCTTTATCGGCAACGCCGTTGCGGTACTTGTTGGCTGTCTTGGCACCTATTTTTGGGGACGTCGTACTCAGCTTACCGAACTTGCTCCAGTGGTCGACATCGCGATCTCTAATGCGGTCTCGACGACTGAGTCATCACTACCCACACACATTACGGCTTCAGAAAAAACCATCACATTATTAAGCCCTATGACTGGTCAAGTTATCGCCATGGCCGATATCCCCGATCCAACTTTTGCCGGAGGATTGCTTGGCCAAGGTATTGCTATCTTGCCTAATAAGGGCGAAGTCCATGCCCCCTTTTCTGGCACGGTTGAATCCCTTTTCGTCACAAAACACGCCTTAGGCTTACGTAGTGAGCAGGGGGTCGAGGTGTTGATACATGTCGGTATTGATACCGTCAAGCTGGCAGGTGAGCCGTTTACCCTGCATGTGGCAGAGGGCGATCAGATTACCGCGGGAGATTTACTTCTAACCTTCAACTGCCAAGCCATTACTGATGCTGGACTCTCATTAGTGACCCCGATTTTGGTCACCAACAGTGACGATTTCAGTACCGTGGAGTGTGTAGCAGACAGCGAAGTGACCGAGCAACAGCCTTTATTAATTATTACAGCCTAA
- a CDS encoding anion permease yields MIKDSEQNVSPAPPPATGRAKKTIIFLLPALIALLLLVTPVPEGLSPHAWHFFAIFAAVIVGLIFEPLPGAVIGLTGIVVVAIFNQWLLFSPEQLADPQFKTANQAFKWAVSGFSNSTVWLIFGAFMFAAGYDKTNLGRRLALILVKFLGRRSLTLGYATTFADLLLAPFTPSNTARSGGTIYPIIANLPPLYGSKPNDPSARKIGSYLMWVAITAACITSSMFLSALAPNLLALALVKSVVGIDITWGKWFLAFLPVGILLIVTMPLLAYWLYPPEVKVNEEVPKWAASELKKLGRMSRNEILLLCFVCCALLMWIFAAAWIEPAMAALLVVVLMLWTGVLSWNDITSNKPAWNTFAWFATLVALADGLARVGFIRWLGQEAGLLLTGISPTVATVMLFLAFYLLHYLFASSTAHTTALLPAILTIGAAIPGIDMPIFCLLLVTSLGIMGIITPYGTGPSPIYYGSGYLPTKDYWRLGSIFGAIFLLALLFIGYPWMKLIF; encoded by the coding sequence ATGATTAAGGACAGTGAACAAAACGTATCTCCTGCTCCGCCCCCCGCGACAGGGCGAGCAAAAAAAACCATTATTTTTCTCCTTCCCGCGTTGATAGCGTTACTTTTATTAGTCACTCCTGTGCCAGAAGGCCTATCTCCCCATGCTTGGCACTTTTTTGCTATCTTCGCAGCGGTTATCGTTGGCTTGATCTTTGAGCCTTTGCCCGGCGCAGTGATCGGCCTAACGGGGATTGTTGTAGTGGCTATCTTCAACCAATGGTTATTGTTTAGCCCTGAACAACTGGCGGATCCGCAATTTAAAACGGCTAATCAAGCCTTTAAATGGGCAGTAAGCGGCTTTAGTAACTCAACAGTTTGGTTAATTTTTGGCGCATTTATGTTTGCCGCAGGCTATGACAAAACGAATTTAGGTCGACGCCTCGCCTTGATTTTAGTGAAATTTCTCGGCCGCCGCAGTCTGACCTTAGGCTATGCAACTACCTTCGCCGACTTATTGTTAGCCCCCTTTACGCCTTCTAATACAGCTCGCAGTGGTGGGACTATCTATCCGATTATTGCGAATCTCCCGCCCCTTTATGGCTCAAAACCCAATGACCCAAGCGCCCGTAAAATAGGCTCTTATTTGATGTGGGTCGCCATCACGGCAGCCTGTATTACTAGCTCGATGTTTTTATCTGCGCTGGCCCCCAATCTGCTTGCTTTAGCGCTGGTTAAAAGTGTGGTGGGCATTGATATTACGTGGGGAAAGTGGTTTTTAGCCTTCCTTCCTGTCGGAATTTTACTGATTGTCACCATGCCGCTTTTGGCTTACTGGCTCTATCCTCCCGAAGTGAAAGTTAATGAGGAAGTGCCGAAATGGGCAGCCAGTGAGCTCAAGAAGCTCGGCAGGATGTCACGTAATGAGATTTTACTGCTCTGCTTTGTCTGCTGTGCGTTACTGATGTGGATCTTCGCTGCGGCGTGGATCGAACCCGCAATGGCGGCGTTACTGGTTGTAGTATTAATGCTATGGACTGGTGTTCTGTCTTGGAACGATATCACCAGTAATAAACCGGCCTGGAATACCTTTGCTTGGTTCGCTACCCTAGTCGCCCTAGCGGATGGCTTGGCCAGAGTAGGCTTTATTCGCTGGTTAGGACAAGAGGCAGGACTGCTGTTAACAGGCATCAGTCCAACAGTTGCTACGGTTATGCTCTTTTTAGCTTTCTATTTACTCCACTACCTCTTCGCTAGCTCAACCGCGCATACCACTGCATTGCTCCCCGCAATTTTGACTATTGGTGCAGCAATTCCAGGTATCGATATGCCGATTTTCTGTCTATTACTAGTCACTTCTCTAGGCATTATGGGGATCATCACGCCTTACGGTACTGGGCCGAGTCCTATTTATTATGGCAGCGGCTATCTACCCACCAAGGACTACTGGAGACTAGGATCTATTTTTGGCGCTATTTTCTTACTCGCCTTACTGTTTATTGGGTATCCATGGATGAAGCTGATTTTCTAA
- the licT gene encoding BglG family transcription antiterminator LicT, translating into MKIVKILNNNVVIVQQGSKDEQIMMGRGIAFNKRCGDSIDRSKIEKVFARQNNPLFDHFVELIQQIPLNVLLACDRIVTYARQQLGPLQESLFISLADHCFGALERKRNGTVIHNRLLWETQHLYPEEYQVAVMALKIIEQRLGVVLPLDEAGFITLHFVTAQLKGDMQEVTQVTRLMQEMLNLVKYHLSIDYDDKSLSYHRFVTHLKFFAQRCLARTRVTGEESELTETIHKQYQLAWSAAELVGKHLSQHYQHHIQPEELLFLTLHIEKLRKEAQKIS; encoded by the coding sequence ATGAAGATTGTCAAAATATTGAACAATAATGTTGTGATTGTTCAACAAGGCTCAAAGGATGAGCAGATTATGATGGGTCGAGGTATCGCCTTCAATAAACGTTGTGGCGACAGTATCGATCGCAGCAAAATTGAGAAAGTCTTCGCTCGGCAAAATAATCCCTTATTTGACCATTTTGTCGAGCTGATTCAGCAAATCCCACTAAATGTATTACTTGCTTGCGACCGGATCGTTACCTATGCCCGCCAGCAGCTTGGACCTTTACAAGAGAGCCTCTTTATCTCACTGGCTGATCACTGCTTCGGCGCGTTAGAGCGAAAACGAAACGGTACTGTTATCCATAATCGCTTGTTGTGGGAGACCCAACATCTCTACCCCGAAGAATATCAAGTTGCTGTGATGGCGTTAAAAATTATCGAGCAAAGGCTAGGGGTTGTGTTGCCGTTGGATGAGGCTGGTTTTATTACACTGCATTTTGTCACTGCTCAGTTAAAAGGCGACATGCAAGAAGTCACCCAAGTCACACGCTTGATGCAAGAAATGTTAAATCTGGTTAAATACCACTTAAGCATTGATTACGATGATAAAAGTTTGAGCTACCATCGGTTTGTCACACACTTAAAATTTTTTGCGCAACGCTGTTTAGCGCGAACAAGAGTGACAGGCGAAGAGAGTGAACTTACTGAAACCATTCATAAACAGTATCAATTAGCGTGGTCTGCCGCTGAGTTGGTGGGTAAGCATTTATCACAGCATTATCAACATCACATTCAACCAGAAGAGTTATTGTTCCTAACGCTACACATAGAGAAATTGCGTAAAGAAGCACAGAAAATATCGTAA